The Drosophila sulfurigaster albostrigata strain 15112-1811.04 chromosome 3, ASM2355843v2, whole genome shotgun sequence genomic sequence ataaaagtaatatattttgcggtattattctcaaaatataccgaatatactgccaaatactaaaaatataccacatggtatatttggtatatcgatatagtaccgcattcaaaatataccatagactgcataatataccagattgtcagccaaagcaactaagatccctagtaagtaggcgttctTGCCCatacaaagtatttctttaataacttccacattattatatataccaaaattcgcaactctagctttaaaattacgcttgctattaggtttttttaatttgcggggcggaagtgggcgtggcaaaaatttgaaacaaacttgatctgcgtgcaagcataacaaatgctatcgaaaaaaaattatagctctatctcttatagtctctgagatccagtgtttcatacggacggacggacagacacacagacggacatggctagatcgtctcggctgttgacgctgatcaagaatatatatagtcggagatgcctccttatacctgttacttacatttcctgtcggcacaaagttataatacccttctaccctatgggtagcgggtataaaaatatcataaGATCAGTGCTTTAAAAGTATCCAAAGGTTCAAggataacatatatatatgtattaaattcAGAGTCATACAATTCGATAGCTGTATAAAATTCTCATAGGGATTTTCAGGAAATATTGAACACCAATTTTTTTAGATATTACAAAATTAGTTTTTCTAAGAGCTTTCTACAGATAAAGATACCCTATCAAGAAAGAGTATTAataatgcatttcaattatatgGCGAACATTGTATTAATTATGATTTGCAGAAATTCAAATcacattcaattcaattacatttaattattaatttgtaagaAGCTgttggtatatattaaaaaaaacttaaagaaTGCTTTAAAATCTCACTTAAATAATATCTCTATTATTAGATTTGCATAAATCTCAATTGATTTCATTGAATTACGTTTTCGTTCATCGTTATGTAATACATTCTTTAAAAGCCTGTAAACCAATGTATAAACATATCAAATTTctcattgaaattaatattaacatttgTGTAGTTAGATCAATCGAAGTTTCAATTTGATTCAATTACGTTTCTGTTTAcgattttgtaataatttttatcCAAGCCTGTAATACTTTGGcgtaaaatattcaatataaaatttctgatttaaatgaatatttaaatcgCTATCATTAGATCAATCGACGATTgcataaattcaaatcaagTTCATTCACTTACAATGCAAGTTGAGTAGATCATTCGATTTCATTACAAGTTGCGATTatctttgacatttttttgcatatttcacagTAGTATTTCAAGTTGATTAATTGAATCATTGATGCTATTTTCGAATTATATTGAACTCACGCTCTGCCACCATTTATCATTCCAATTGTGAGTCTCCAGAGTTCACAACCTTCACCGCCGAGCAGTCTTGTTAATAGAGGAGGTTGGTCCGGTTGAATGTCCTTCTGGGAGTCCGAAAAGCGCGGCACGCGCTCCACCTGACGATGGCAGCTTGTCTGATGACTGATAGATGAGCTCCACTATGGGGGAGGGGCTAGGGGCTGCTTGGGGGGCGCTGCGCGATTAAATCGATTGAAAGTGATTGTGCGGGCGTCCCGAGGCAATTAGCATGCAAGGcacagttgttgtttgtttgctgtgtttATTGCAGTTGCGTGCCGAGCGATTTCAATGCGATGGCTGTTTGCCTTGCCTGACAGTTGTCCGACGACTACATTTCTGTCCACATTCGCCATTCACAGCTGAACCAGCGCAGCGACGACAccgactacgacgacgacgccgagGCAACTGCGACGCTGTTGAGGTCATCTCCCAACATACTGGAGAACTACGCATACGACCAGACTACGCGAATCCAGGCAGCACACGCTCAACTCAAACGCATGGCGACGACACCGAGGCAGGTGCAGGTGGCGAAGCGACCGCCTTCGCCGCGTTTCTGTGAGACTCTGGAGCGGCACGCGTTCATGCGGAATGTGATCAATACGCGGCCGGAGCCACAGCGTCGCTACTCGACGCCGGGCGAGAAGGAGGCGCACGTGCGACGCAGTCTCGAGGAGATATCGAAGGACATCAAGGAGATCGAGCAGTTTGTCAGCGCCAccgagcagctgctgcagcgtgAAAAGGAGCAAGAGCGTCAGGCTGATAATCAGCAGCGGAAGCAGCAGCGCGACAAGGAGAACAAGACACCGAGTCCGGCCAAGCACAAGATCACGTACAAGATAAACGCGTACAAGGCGCCTGCTCATCGTCGCCAGCGTCCGAACAGTCCGCGTTTCTATCACTCGCGTCTGTACTTCCGGAACGGGCGCATTGGCTGCCTCGATGCAGAGCGCTCCGGGCAGGGCAGCAACATCGAGAGCACCCATGCGCTGGTCAAGCACATACTGAAGCACGAGAAGCCGCTGGTCAGCCCGGACAGTGTGCGGCGAGTGCTGCAACCGCAGCATTACATTGAGATGACCCCTCTGCCGGGTGCTGTGCCCGAGCCAGAGGATCCCATTGCTGCGCAGCGGGCGGCAGAGTTGCGCAGCGCCACGGGGCAGGTGATTCTGGAGCCAACGCAGCCGGATCAGTGTGATGAGCACTCGCAGGCCATGCTGGAGGATGAGGACGAGCAGGATGTGCAGATCTGTTACAACGAATCGCCCGAGTTGCAGAACAACGATCGAAACATGCGCAGCACGCGCTCCTCCTCGTTGAACGACAGCGAAATCGTTGCAGTCGTCGAGGCGGATGCCGTGGTCAGTTCGGCGGAGCAACAGCGTCCGAGCAGTGCGGGCAGCTTGGACTCGCAGGGGCAGCAGTTCTTGCGGGATCAAGTGCGGCATCTGGTGCGTCGTTTCACGGCACGTGCCAACAAGGTGAAGTCACGCATCGAGCTGCCCCCGACGCCGTCGTCGAGCAATGCCAGTTCTCCGACACCGCCAACCGGGAATCAGGCCACCCTCCACGCCAGCACCAAGAGTCTGCATCCGTCGCCGGGGCACAAGGTGCGTCTGGTGCCCGCCGGGCAGTCGCCGCATCGTGGACGACTCTTTGAGGCGGACACTCCGCGCTCCAATGTTTGGCTGTGCTCGAGTTTGTGTGGAGCTAACAACGATGAACGCACTCTCGATCCGCAGGGCAAGATCTACATCTCGTGGCTCTGTGTGGTGTCCTTGTCGTTCCTCTACAATGCTTGGGTCATTCCTCTGCGTGCCTCGTTTCCCTTTCAGACCAAGGAGAACACCAATATTTGGCTCGCGTGTGACTTTTGTGCCGATATCATTTATCTGCTGGACGTGGTTTTCTTCAAGCACCGGATCATGTATCTCTTCGAGGGATTTTGGGTGAAGAACAAGAATTTGACGCGTAAGAACTACATGAGGAAGCTGCAGTTCAAGGTGAGAAGAAGGAGTTATCTCCGATCCCATAAAACAAATtctatgaacacctagatcttagAGATAGAGCTAGAATATTCTTTTTGTTCCGGACAGCAAAACGGGAAATATGGggaaaccaacaaaaaaaaaacatacgtAATCTTAAAGGTAGATTCGCTATTTTTGGTGCTTATAATAATATCACAAGTATTATAATTCCTGAAACTATAGAAATTGTATAAGTCattcaaaaatgcatttgatatGATAAAAAAACGGCAGTTGCTtcggttgacaatctggtatattttgtattatggcatatttttaatgtaatagtatatacccagtatatttttttttagtattttcggtttATTAATTCGGAACATTTTAAGACTAAAATTGGTAGCGAGCATtgcacagtcgagcacactcagcTGTAGCATTAAAGGTTAGGATAAAATGATTTCTGTCAGATAGAATCTGACGCGCAAGAACTACATGAGGAAGCTGCAGTTTAACGTGagaagaaggaggcatctctgaaCAGGtgtgaacacctagatcttgGAGATAGAGCTAGAATATTCTTTTTGTTCCGGACAGcactttcttatttatttagagGCTCACTTGGTCATCAAAAAAATAAGGAAACcgctaaaaagaaaaacgtaaTCTTAAAGCTAGTTTCGTGCTTATAATTTTTGGtgcttataataataactaatatGATTCCTAAAACTATGAATGTGATAAAATTTGTAGAAGTCATTCAAAAATTCAGTTTATACAATATGATAAAAAACAGCAGTtgttttggttgacaatctggtatatttagtattctatggtatatttttaatgtaagaGTATAtatccggtatattttttttttagtattttcgatatattaataCAATACATTTTATGACTTAAATTGGTAGCGAGTAtcgcacagtcgagcacactcactCCTTTTCTTTATACATGCAATATTAAGGGTTGTGATACAATGATTTCTGTCAGAAAGAACACTTAACACTTGACTCTTCCTTGACAGCTGGACATCTTGGCCTTGCTGCCCTTGGAGCTCTTCTATCTGAAATATGGCACCGGCGCTGTTTGGCTGCGTTTCCCGCGCTTCTTCAAGATTCAGAGCTTCTGGGAGGTCTTTCGTCTG encodes the following:
- the LOC133842858 gene encoding cyclic nucleotide-gated cation channel beta-1; the encoded protein is MASMRRFRKLNQRSDDTDYDDDAEATATLLRSSPNILENYAYDQTTRIQAAHAQLKRMATTPRQVQVAKRPPSPRFCETLERHAFMRNVINTRPEPQRRYSTPGEKEAHVRRSLEEISKDIKEIEQFVSATEQLLQREKEQERQADNQQRKQQRDKENKTPSPAKHKITYKINAYKAPAHRRQRPNSPRFYHSRLYFRNGRIGCLDAERSGQGSNIESTHALVKHILKHEKPLVSPDSVRRVLQPQHYIEMTPLPGAVPEPEDPIAAQRAAELRSATGQVILEPTQPDQCDEHSQAMLEDEDEQDVQICYNESPELQNNDRNMRSTRSSSLNDSEIVAVVEADAVVSSAEQQRPSSAGSLDSQGQQFLRDQVRHLVRRFTARANKVKSRIELPPTPSSSNASSPTPPTGNQATLHASTKSLHPSPGHKVRLVPAGQSPHRGRLFEADTPRSNVWLCSSLCGANNDERTLDPQGKIYISWLCVVSLSFLYNAWVIPLRASFPFQTKENTNIWLACDFCADIIYLLDVVFFKHRIMYLFEGFWVKNKNLTRKNYMRKLQFKLDILALLPLELFYLKYGTGAVWLRFPRFFKIQSFWEVFRLLDRVISSPHFVRVAKTLTYMLYMIHITAALYYAYSDYQGLGQNRWVFSGRGHPYVRCFAFATKTATSIGKNPKPERQGEYVFMTVAWLMGVFVFALLIGQIRDIISTATRNRHEYRQLEDETLEYMRRLNLSQEVQSRVKMWFQFTWEQQRTLDESNILDALPINLKTDIAISVHIQTLSKVQLFADCEEALLRDLVLKLRAVTFLPGDFVCRKGEVGREMYIVKLGQVQVMGGPGSDVVLATLTEGSVFGEISLLGINGADRRTADVRSKGYSNLFVLSKSDLNEVIAYYPNAQAILKKRARQLMRKNAAREREEERERARSALQADVVIGNPKTPETPPKLLQTVIQALPYESPAVVLITRGSKRVRRKRQSVQMETIVEPTLDVAGCAEATQQSGHRDRDSLIMKPGRGSPDLLSSIQQELKTKHKFINLTDSEKALIITQSANNSMECVQEDVL